CGTCATGGATACATTCCGACGGGACTCGTCGGTTGCCTTCACGGATACCATGAGAGCGAACCTCGCATGCCGGCGGTGTTCAAACAACATTCTGGAGTAAGCAGCTTGCAACGACTTCTGGCTGGATTCAGCCGTCACTGGTTTCTTGAGTACAACGTGAGCGCCTGGTATCGGGCGATCGAGAGAAGAAATGGCAACAATCGTCGGCTTCTTCTTTCTGCTTGACTTCCAGATATCCTGCAACAGGTCCCTTGAGTCCTCTCCCTCCCAATCGATCACCACCAGGTCCGTTTGGCCTGTTTTTAGCTGGTTGAATGCTTTCGCGGAAGTTAGGCACATATCGGTGCTGATTCCCAGGTCTCGTAGGATTGGGCTCATCGTGCCAAATACGCCTGGATCACGCGAGACAAACAAACACTCAAATGCCATGTCTGAAGTCATCTTAGTGGGTCCTGTTCCCGGGCTGAGTCATCGCCGGTGGCACCATTCGCAACTCGCTTCTTTCGCCGTCGTGATCGTTCCCGTGTTGTTCTCCGGGCAAGTTGATTGGTGCACAAACGCTGCCCTCGGCACCGCCGCGGTCGGCAATACTGTCGAGTGTTCGCTTCACGATTTGAAGCAGGGACGCGGAG
The DNA window shown above is from Terriglobales bacterium and carries:
- a CDS encoding PilZ domain-containing protein; translation: MSPILRDLGISTDMCLTSAKAFNQLKTGQTDLVVIDWEGEDSRDLLQDIWKSSRKKKPTIVAISSLDRPIPGAHVVLKKPVTAESSQKSLQAAYSRMLFEHRRHARFALMVSVKATDESRRNVSMTITDIGDGGLGLVTQAKLFVGDVLSFHVLLPGAIRKIYMQVRILWTRDFSRFGCEFLRIPPVDLNILNEWIKRKSEIKKPLIAV